Genomic window (Ctenopharyngodon idella isolate HZGC_01 chromosome 20, HZGC01, whole genome shotgun sequence):
caacgaaattaacactgcaaCGTTGTAAAGAGTGATaacattgtgcagcgtttacctcagtaagttgaccgagtggatctctgagctggtgtgagagAGTGGAagtggggctaatttgcatattcattgatccacgaatattaaatgaggcaagggtgtagagttacattcaagctattttaaagcatgaagacattttttatttttccacagGAATAAACGTTTAAAAGaatgataaaattattgactacagggggactttaacaatGTTTCTATAACAATATGTCTATATAATATCTCTATATCATAGTTTCTAATTTTTCTTAAATCAGATTTATTAATGCACTTTGAACCatcatgaacaaacaataaactgtgtttttaatcatttttaatcattttaatcaatcattttaaattttacaagTAAATTTAGGCATAACATTATTGTgcagaataaaaaatgtattttcttccaaaacgtgtttttgtccTACCATGATTTACCATGGTAAGCCtattaagtgtttatattttagacttgTTGGGATGGTTTTCCCGCATATGACCGTATAAAAATACATACGTCAATGTGTGTGTCTTATCATATCCAGCTACTTTGACGcatgtatggtgtgggagtggcataagTTTGTTTTCACAAGGAGTGAGAAAGGTTGACGCTAGGATCACGCTAAATCTCGAACCTCTGCAGAATCACCCGTTTTAAACAAACGCCGAACAGAAAAGAGAACGCagcagagctcgtaataaaacaagaatcaacattggcttgacTTTTTAGAGATGGCgtgaactgagggatttgaaatgttataaaagatatgTAAacagtaaggtattttattgaacagataaattgccatatgtagctcaagcattatctattgtaaaGGGTCATGATCATCTgcagtcacgcagagccgaagcacaaccattgtttttttttcattataatttttgtttttttaactgctAGATGGCCGGaagttacatagtgtgcctttaataaTCCAAATCTAAAATCTGCCAATATAGTATCGATATATCAtgcattcttaaaaaaaatagttgcaGTGTGGGTCTTGGATGGATGACTGGCTTAATTTGAAATGAGATGAACCTTGCGCTATCTCCAGCTGTCTGCGTGCATCTCCCAGCGCAGAGAAGAGGTCTAGTTTGAGACGGGTTTCTGCACTCAGGTTGTACTCTAGATGCTGAGCCTTGTCTTGTAAGGAGGACAGAGCTGAGAGCAAAGCGTCTGCTTCCTGCTCGCTGCATCTGTTCCTCTGGAGGGTCTGGGGAGGAGCAGGAGAACATTGCATGGATGAGACGAGAACAGAACAGTATGAAATAATGGTGATATGAAAGATTTGAGCAATTTTGAATAATTCAGGTGAACATTTGAATCTCATTTCTCTAGTTTTCAAATAATTGGGCTATCAACCTTCCAGTAAAAAAGGCTGAAGTGTGTAATTGTTTTCTGTTATTGAAATAGTACTTTCAGACTGTGTACTGAATTTGATGAAGAACTTGAAGTACATTCTTTAAGTATGGACCCAgatggaacaacattccaatcaaccaatcagatttaagggacaagtttacagtttatgtcaattttaggcttacATCCAGGGTTAgatgcttctacatcagtgttattcacatattttatactagggataacttatgggtagggttaggtttaagggttaggactgaatgtttagacaggaatgttgtttcagtatcaacaaaattgatccaggaacatgtcttacttggcaaaatcacattGACcgcagacattctactaacatacTACATACTATGCCCTGTAGAATGCCATTTTAATGTCGAATCTGACAGAGCTTCAGCTCCAGGCTGCACACTTAAGAATCTCTGTGAatgcagcatttattttaattgggCATATTTCTCCTACTGGACAAAAATACTAGACATTTGTGCATTCACAAATTGATTCACAACTCATTTGATGCTCCGCTTTTGcattctatatagtatgcaGGGAAATATGCAGAAGCAgggaataattaataatgatttgtCATTCCTTTGGTTGCCACTAGAGGAAAATtaattacacacttcactttTACATGTTTGTCTTCAGCTAAGAGGCCATTATAGGAGTATATAGTGTTGTGGATcatacattttgcattttgtgtacatatacaaattttgtatacacacatttaatttgataaataTCTGTTAGTCTTGCAGACTTGCATTACTCTTTCAATTCCAATACAAAAAAGTTTAGAAATGCTTTCCATTTAAAGagagaaacattaaaaagattgaacaatctaaaaaatgctgggttaaaaacaaaccaaattgGGTTGAAACTgtacaaacccagcaattgggttgttttaacccagcggttggggtaaatgtttgcccaacctgctgggtagttttatataactcaactattgtttaaaaatgactgtattgctttctgaaaatgaacccaaagtatgttatatgaatgaatatttattaataagtttaatgaataattattaaacaatatatatatttttaaattgcttattaataaatgttcaccttgattattattgttgcctctagtaattatgtgcctgatttttaaattccaacctattttgggttcattttaagccagccatatagtcatttttaaacaatagctgggttaaataaaactgcctagCATGTCGGGccaacatttaacccaaccgctgggttaaaacaacccaattgcttaacccagcattttttagagtgagtTCATAATACAAAAATTCTCAGGTTGCACGATAGTTTCTGAAAGATGTGGTTTCTGTCTTGGCATGGTTTATATAACAGATGGCACTAACAGCATTTAAACTGGGCAAAGAACAAGAAataatgaccaaaaaaaaactgatgaaaAATCCAGCACAATCCAGCATAAATGACATGGTGGTCCAGGCTGGTTCCTGCCTGTTAGAGCTGGTTTAGTGCTGGTCTCGCAGGGGACCAACAAACAAGTaaccagcatcccatgctgTTCCCAGCATCCAAAACATACCTTATGCTGGTGATAAGCAATGCTGGATTTCTCAGCAGAGAATAACACAGAATCAGCATTCTGCACAGAAACTTTCACCCACACCAATCAAAAAAAGAGCCACGGACTGAACACCACAGACAGCAAGCTACTGGATCCACATGTGTCATAACATGAAGAACACAAAAATATGAGCCACATACATCCAGCACATCACATCTATTCAATGCAGTATGTAACTGAACAGATCTACGAACCGCGTCCTTTACCTCCACTTCATTCTCTAGAGCTATCATTCGATTTTCTTTCTCCTGATATTCCAGCTGTAGTTGTTTGTACTCTGAGTCTAGATCTTTAGCTTTTTTCCTCAACATTTGAGTTTCACAGTGTTCTTGCCTATAGTGGATGGAAAAAATACAACAATTTACAGGTTTATTTTGCCATTGTTATTTTGAATTGAGATTTCTACTGCCAATTAATACCATAATTGAAAAGCAGGCCATTTAGACCTAGTCTCAAAGACAGATTAAGCATCATTCAACATCACATATACATTAATATATGCATATTCTTGCTTTATAAATACAATTACCTATGTGATGCGCTCCGGAGTAAAATCGTTGCTTCATCAAATTTTTGGGCTCTGACTtctgtgatttgtttttctACTGCAACTCGAGCCTCTGTTTCCATTCTGATTTTCTTTTCCAGCAAGGAACAGTTTTGTTTGTCCTTCTGTCTGGATTTTGTGAGACACTGAATCCTGCACAGCAGCACACCAAAGAATTTAAAGGGACAGCGTTAGATTTATTCATGTTACACATACTCTTACAATAAGAAAAGCATGAGCTTTCATATTTATCTTTGTAGCacatcattcatttttaatgtatacaCTACTGCTCaagagatttttaaaatatatttttaaagaagtcttttatgctcagaaaggctgcttttatttgatcaaaaatacagtaaaacagtaatattgtaaaatatttttacaatttaaaataatagtattttttgaaatatattttttaaaatctaatttatttttgtgatggcaaagctgaattttcagcatcattactccagtcttcagagtcacatgatccttcagaaatcattctaatatgctgatttcttcCATAAGCTTAATtggaaaaaacacacaaatatattcTGTTcataagtggatttttttttcattcatctcTTTGGTAACCAAGAATAATtacttttgaaaaaagaaaaaaaaactttaatggGACAAAACTTGGTGATTGTGATGGTCCCACAACTGTGAGACAgtattaaattgattattttcacaaaataaatattgaaatggttTATAATTTAGTCTTTGTTTATATTATCAtagtttttaaaagtataacaaatatttttatgatgaatTTTCATAGTTTGTTTAAAATTCTATATCTAAATCTATACATAAAAgccatggttaaaaaaaaaaaaaaaaaaactattcaaattttaatgttatcatataacataaataaatgcaatcagTTAGTAACCCCCATATGCTTGATGTATAAACACAAATCAAGCAGTCAAACTTCAATCAGTGTGACCGAACATCAACCAGAGCACTAATGCCAAGACCAACAGGAAGAGATCAGAGGACTCACTTGTTCTGCAGCAGTTCATTTGCATGTCTGAGCAGAGAGACTTCAGGGCGCAGACTGTGTTCACTGTTGGTGAGATTACAAATGTGACTGCGCAGCTCCTGCTCACTCTGTCTGCTCGCCTGCAGCTCTCCCTTCAGCTTCCTCATTTCTTGCTCCAGCCTGTGGAACAGATGGACATCACACTGTACATGTACTCAAAATTCATTAACCATCTTCCACCGTCCATTACTCTTCTGCAAACCTATGAATTTTGAGCCGAATCAGTacatgtaaaaattaaataacataaacaTACTTCAACATCTGGTCAGCATGTGGGTTTGGAGGACTTGGTGAGATGTTCGACGAGCACCTTTCGGCAGAGTCCCCTATCGAGTTGATGGCTTTGGGGGCTTTCTGCCTCTTCTCCCCTTTGCTATTAGGGATATTCACTGAACCTCGATGCACTTTAGGCAGGGAGCTCTTGGAGGGTCTTTGAGCTTTGCTGCTCTGGTCCTCCTGAGGTAGGTTTTCAGTTATCTCTAGCATGGATGTAGAGTCCACATGAAGTTCACCTCCACGATTCTTGGGTCCTGGAGTTTGTGGATTTGTGTCTCTTTCGGCTCTTGCAGGAAGTCTGTGGATTTGAAGGCAGTCTTCCATGTTTTGTTTGTCCTCTGAGGTGACGGCATCGGATGGACACTGGTATTGCGTCGGCCTGGATTTGGCCACCTTATATTTGGGATCTGTATAAAGACATTTGtcacaattttaattaaattagacTTGATTACTAAATTGAATTGCAAATTATATcatcattcaaatgatttttttagcaatattaaagaggacctattatgtttttttacatgttgtgtacgtaatgttgctttttaagcatgaaaaatgtctgcaaagGTCTTATAAAAGCAGAAAGaccactccaaagggagttaagGCCCGTCCActccaagaacgataactataacaataactttATTAGTGTCCACATCAGTGGACGATATCATTTattctaaggccctgtttacactagtgcttTTTCGTTTTGAAACGCCATTTTAGAATGAAAACGATTCTCGTCTACACTGCCATTttcacagcgtttcagaaacgatctccatCTACATTacagtttaactgcacaatggctgctaaaaatgacaacaaagccagcaaagattcagttcagtctccatgttattgtttacacggttgTCAAGGATACAAGGGGCTAATGTGGGCAGCCACGGCATCGTTTTCAAGAGTCTCCGTTTTGGTCCATGtacactgaaacgcaaccccagcgttttcaaactaaaacaggaTCTGCAGTGTTTTCGAAAGTCTTCGTTTTCGAGGGGCGAAAATGCCGGAGtgtgtgctgcagttttgttgttTTCCGCTTTAAatagcaggatggattctgattggctgattgtATCATTCATCAGttggaaaaaatcattctgaaagtgattctctgtgtcgttatctttatagttgtggtgtggactctgctattttatatttagaaagattttagaactatatcttcgTTATCATACTTGGTTATCGTACttgggcctggttgagttgcattaGTAATGTGTTGAAACTgtcggttatggtaaggggcatgACATTTCCGAAACACAATCAAAGTGGTTGACCAATCCCAACGcactggtccagctgaccaatcataGCACATTGTGatgtaaaatatgcaaaaaatttttttttgaacattcaagcatgaaaacctattctagtagagctcaaaaacaaaatctaaactttgtaaaagggcataatatggcctaTTTAAATAACTGAACATTTTAGAAAGACTAAACATAGTTTTGGAAATATGTCACTTATTATATTGTACCATTAAAGAAATTACACCTACCTTCCATCCACAATTTTGGGTACAGGTGCATATAAGGAGGTAGGGATTGTTGCAGGAGATCCATGTGGAGGTCATTCTCACTCTGAACAGATTTCTGAGCGCGCAGCTTAAACATGCTGGAGAAGTAGCAGGTTGCATCAAATCCCATGTACACTAGTGGATAACCAATGCTGGAAGAAATCATTATTGTCCAGTATGAAACCCAGCTGGTAAagttattgttcatttaaaaccCCAAATTACATTTCACTCTAAAATTGACAATCAGGACCTACCAGTGTGCAGCAAATAGATGGGACAGATTTGCATGAGGGCTTTTCAGGTCCCTCAACCGTAGAGAGGCCTCCATGTACACTAAGAGTATCCATAATGTCACAGTTGACATACAGATTCCCTTCTCTGCAAGTAAGTATGGGAGtgagtaagtaaataaataaatatgtttataaacagTCCATAATACTTCCAGGTGCATATAGTGACTTTATCTGCGAGTGTTAATGAAATGGCAATTAGAAGAGTTCAGGGCTTACCTGTATGCCACATATAGTTGAGTAAGACATATGTGCTGGCTGCAAAAAACAACCAGTGTAAGGgtacaaaaattaaacaaaataagtcCAGGGTAAATGCTGCACACACAAAAACCACACAGATGGCCTGCAAAAGAAAAGCAGAGGTTAGTTGTTTCgttttgttttatgtaatttGAAATGCACATAAATGCAGcagaacatattaaaatatcatatattagaaagaaaaatggaacaagaaaattcatttttaatcataGACGAGTTTTGTTATTATTCTAAAAGTAAACAATACAATTGCATGCTGCATTACCAGTCCATGACAGTGGAATGTGGTGTAGACGGTCCCTAGAAAGAGCCAACAAGGCCACAGGTACTCCAGTCTGAACTCCAGAACAAAGTCAGCTAACAGCACCAGCATCCAAACAATCATGAACTTCAGAACAGAATAAGCGCTGAAAACAGGACATAGCATTAGAATTTTAGAGTCTTTGTTTCCACAAAGCATCATCAACTCTGATTTTctgaataatacattttatgtcTCGTCTGCAGAATGTTATTTGAGTAATATATCTATAAATAACAgacaatttatttaatttgaattattttgaattaataaaaaacgaaataatataaatttttgacgttttactaaaatcaaaacaaaatgtcaaaacagAAGTCCGTGTACAACTACGAAAGAAACGCGCGTTgtctgtgtttatatatattttttgttactACGTACTGACTAAAAGACAAACAAACCTATTCTGTATTTCAAAAGAAACGTGAACCAGAATATACGTAAGATTTAAAGGCCCTGAAAGTAAGTTCTTGAAGACGTTACAATCCATGTTTTGGTCGCACAGTCTATTGTGCTTCATTCCTTTGTTCAGGCTTTCTGCCCTCCACATCCCTTTGTGTttggtaaccatagcaacattTCATCTTCTGCATCAGCACCTAAACGTCGAATCTACAGTGTTGCCATGGCTATTTAAAGAACAAGAAACCGTTTCAGGAGAAATCTGCGCACGTTCATTTCACTATGAAGCGTAGCTATAAACACAGGAGGCTATTGTCCAGATGACTACACTATATAAAGAAGAGACGGGGTCAGTTCAGACTACACTGTTGTGTGTTAACCTCACTAGGAACAATAGTCTGAAATCAGCGAACctgatcaaaataaaaatgtacccAACAACTTAAGAACACGGctctattaaatattatattaatatataaaaatatggatAATTTACGGCACACTATACAGctcagaaacaaaataatctcTGAGATACAATGTATTACATAAACGACATTCCTGCGCGCATATTGTCTAGTCAGAGGCCCTTGTCagtttgtctgtgttttcagaCTGTCTGTTTTTCAGACATCGTGTATTGTCATGAAGAATTAACAAGACTTGTTAGATGACACTGCATCAAACAACATCAATAATAGCTAGGCTTATTAATATCAgagtatgaaataaataaaataccatAACATATGCAATGCTAAGTTTAAGTGGCGGATATttttttggtatttaaatattttgttaacGTGGCCCACCGCACTGTTTTCACACGAAATATTATAGATTCGGCCCTGAGTGCATCCATTAAATCACAGCGAGCATTAGCTCTGAATTAAACCCCGATTTCTTCTCATAGCAGGAGAtgctgtttgtttattgtttgcgTCAATCCGTTCAGCGCGCTATGAATAGCCAAGCGCGAGCCATTCAGGTGAAAACGAATAAGAGcaataacaaaacaacaaagcaGCGCGCGCGGTGTCATACCTTTCGGAAATCTTCTCTGTGAGTTTAATCTTTTTCATTTTCCGTAGCCTGCCTATATCCATGTAGCGTTTCTTCATATTATGGCTTCTGGTCCTGCTGGCTATTTAGTCCATTAAACAGGTAATTGTAGTAAGACTGGAGGTCTCATTTACAGTAACCTGAGCAGAAGCGCTTTGTGCGTTAGTGGAGGTGGATGTGCGCACGCTCGAGAACTTCTCACAGAACCGAGCGCCACAGCGAGGTGCGTGTAAGTACATCTTCGCTGTCTGGAGAACAAGGGGCTCAAAAACGCGTTACAAACACAGTGTGACAAACACACATGCGGTATAAACGCGTAAATATTTAAAGTGACTGAGTTCAGAaaccaaaataaacataatttattgaatttttattttttaaatagattttaaaaaggTTGTTACAGAGGATATCAAATTCGTAATATTTTAAGCAGGCTACcatttgaaataataaacaaCTACAGCTCTACTAATTGCTTTGCTTTAATTGCAATATAGGCtagataggcagacagacagattaagATAGATAATggtaatgatggatggatggaaggcaACCAGCTGGAgatttgagttttctcaacttgttgtTGTATAACAAGTTCAATTTACAAGTtgaaaaaactcaaaaatctctACCAGCTGGTTGCCTttaacttttaagttttctcaacttttacagtgtagatagATAACAActcagaaacaaaataatctcTGAGAAACAATGTATTACATAAACGACATTCCTGCGCGCATATTGTCAGTTTGTGTCTGTTTTGAGACTGTCTtgttagatggatggatggatgttagGTACCTGGTAACAAAATAAACTGGATCTAACACTACAAAGCTCTAGGTCTgaccaaaaataacatttcccCTTATTTAAACCTGATGGTCTTCTTAGGAAGCAAAAATAAAGGAAATAGCAccttattattgttgttaataCTGTTGTTCTACTTTTTAGGTGAACTCCTAGGTAATTTCAAGAGTATACTGTATCTCGTTCACTTCCTCAATCAAGACATGCTCTATATTTTGGAAATTTAATGCCATTgacttttgattttagttttttcccctcacaccACAAGGTAAAGTCTTTCACCTGTTTCCTGACCACATACACATCTCAGTTGTCTAAATACTCTACAATACCCTTTCGCCAGTGGCTTGATCTGGTGTTTTACTAGAACTCTTTCGAGAATAAACAGGAAGGGAGCCTGAAACTTTACTATCTGGCACCTCAGAGTgtttgggacactttttgccattgagataacttggaaaaagtgtcccaatcaacctgaattcaccctagcAGTCTGCAAGCTTTTAAGACTAATTGCAGTGCATCCAGGAAACAAATTAAGGACATACTAAGAACATTTGTTATATtgtctttagttttattatttgatGCTTGTATATTatgaatgtatataaatatcaCTGTCTTCAACCATCTGCTTTCAGTAGTAAGATGTACTTTTTACACAAtattgaaatgttgaaaaaagtaaataatatataataattagttGTTTCTTTCTGTAGCTAATGCCATTTTCcagacaaaaaaatacattaatgatACTTTCAGAACACAGCAACAATTCAAGAAACTGTCTTTGAAACATATGCAACTTAAAACACAACATTATAATTCACTCAGATGAAGAACTTATGCCACACAGTCAAATTAAACCAAGGAGAATATGCATCATTCTGGTGGGCAGTCATCTATATATTTCAGTTGCATCTGTGTTTGTGCAATTGTGCTCTCTACATCCATCTGCTCTCACAGACTGTAGGGTCTGCTGTCAGATACAGACATTTATTTCTGGGTGATGGGAAATGAATTCTGGTCCATCAATTCTCCTACTCGCTCCTGGAGAATCTGCACAACTTCAGCTAGGATGAAAACATGTGTGTCATCCAAATCCTGGATGATGAATTTCTTCCCCAACGCTGACGTCTCATCCAGATATAGAAGAAATTGCTTCATAGCTGGGTCactgtttcatattttaaaagaagAATCATAAATGAAGGTGCAATAGAGCATGACTTATTTTAAAGGAGCACTCAAAAATGATCAAGGATGTAGCCTCATGCAAAACCAAGTTTTCAGTTACAGATGACACTGAAAAAATACTCAAGCCACTGTCAGCCATGTAGATTTATATATCGCAATGGTGTTTTGTTGAGCACGTGATGTTCCCATGTGGCGACCCACTCCATGCAAAATAAAACGGCTTTGGGCTACTGATCTGACTGGAATCCTTATCTAATGTAAGTGTATTTCAAACATATATCTTTTAAATCTCTGctgatttctttattttttaatgagagATCTATCACTGGACGCACCTTTAAATCGTTatgatttgtaaaacttaccATTCAACGAGAACTCCTTTCAAGACGTTAACCATTTTGGATAGGATGTGTTAACACTGCTGTTCCTCCAGTTAATGCGTCTGTATCTATCTGAGGACACAGGCAAAGTTGTTTTGAACATTAGGAATAAAAAAGTTAGCAGTACACCATGAATGTTTGTGATGGTTACAAAGGTTTGACGCACATATGAATATCTTACGAATTTACAAACTAGAATTttcaagaaaatgaaaaattgacaCATTACCGTCTAGTAACAATAGTCTTCCTCTACTAGCTGACTAGCGTTCGATATGTGAACTCTACTGCCCCCTGCTGGCCAGGAGCGCAGTGCCGCTCCATACACTGAGAAGAAAAAGCTGctcataaaatgtatataatccCATAAACTGTAGAAATGGTAAAAGTATATGATTTAAgtgctttattcaacaatgtaaTAAAGATTTGACAATTATTATTTGACATACAGTAGTCACCATCAGAATAAATGTAGTATGGTCCTATGCAAGTACTACAATTAATCCATCAGTACAAAAAATATTGGCAAATTACAGCCAATCACTACCAACCTGTGTCTGAGGTAGGGATACAAAGAAGGCTGGTGAGTTAAGAAAATAAGGCTAGTTTTTAGTCTGTtactaaatatttctttttcatccaagagtaataaataaaactgactttCTATaagtgacatttaaaatgtgccATAGTAAACATAATAAACTTGATCCTCATTACTTTTTGTTAAAGCTTtcagttcaaataaatgctgaaaagttctcatttaaaataattgaagtGAAATACAGTACAAGGCAATGGTGAAGTGGGCAAAACACGTCAAAAGGTAAAACCAGATGTTTTGACAAAGCATATTTATATTGGcaagaatttaaaaatgtaaagaaaaaaaaaactgaaaggtCAGTGGTGTTTCCATTTTACAAATGAAGGGACAGGAAATAGTTCCAGTTGCAATTTTAGAACTTCCATTCAGTCATATGTACAgtaacactatatatatattttttaatgggCAATGACAACGGCAATGACATGACAAGAGATTGGTTTtggactgtggacttcagagtTCACTTAATTCTCTGTCCTCCAAGAGCATCCTGAATAAATTGTAAAGTACGTTTATAGAGAAACGAGTCCTTTTTTTCTGGCTTGCAGAT
Coding sequences:
- the si:dkey-12h9.6 gene encoding macoilin isoform X2, whose amino-acid sequence is MVTKHKGMWRAESLNKGMKHNRLCDQNMDCNVFKNLLSGPLNLTYILVHVSFEIQNSAYSVLKFMIVWMLVLLADFVLEFRLEYLWPCWLFLGTVYTTFHCHGLAICVVFVCAAFTLDLFCLIFVPLHWLFFAASTYVLLNYMWHTEKGICMSTVTLWILLVYMEASLRLRDLKSPHANLSHLFAAHCIGYPLVYMGFDATCYFSSMFKLRAQKSVQSENDLHMDLLQQSLPPYMHLYPKLWMEDPKYKVAKSRPTQYQCPSDAVTSEDKQNMEDCLQIHRLPARAERDTNPQTPGPKNRGGELHVDSTSMLEITENLPQEDQSSKAQRPSKSSLPKVHRGSVNIPNSKGEKRQKAPKAINSIGDSAERCSSNISPSPPNPHADQMLKLEQEMRKLKGELQASRQSEQELRSHICNLTNSEHSLRPEVSLLRHANELLQNKIQCLTKSRQKDKQNCSLLEKKIRMETEARVAVEKQITEVRAQKFDEATILLRSASHRQEHCETQMLRKKAKDLDSEYKQLQLEYQEKENRMIALENEVETLQRNRCSEQEADALLSALSSLQDKAQHLEYNLSAETRLKLDLFSALGDARRQLEIAQVKILKQDHEVKEMKQKLAEAMAVAPGMSYMTPRSSMPQYLKFFNSERYMLNPRALMYQCLKK
- the gtf2h5 gene encoding general transcription factor IIH subunit 5; protein product: MVNVLKGVLVECDPAMKQFLLYLDETSALGKKFIIQDLDDTHVFILAEVVQILQERVGELMDQNSFPITQK
- the si:dkey-12h9.6 gene encoding macoilin isoform X3 yields the protein MKKRYMDIGRLRKMKKIKLTEKISESAYSVLKFMIVWMLVLLADFVLEFRLEYLWPCWLFLGTVYTTFHCHGLAICVVFVCAAFTLDLFCLIFVPLHWLFFAASTYVLLNYMWHTEKGICMSTVTLWILLVYMEASLRLRDLKSPHANLSHLFAAHCIGYPLVYMGFDATCYFSSMFKLRAQKSVQSENDLHMDLLQQSLPPYMHLYPKLWMEDPKYKVAKSRPTQYQCPSDAVTSEDKQNMEDCLQIHRLPARAERDTNPQTPGPKNRGGELHVDSTSMLEITENLPQEDQSSKAQRPSKSSLPKVHRGSVNIPNSKGEKRQKAPKAINSIGDSAERCSSNISPSPPNPHADQMLKLEQEMRKLKGELQASRQSEQELRSHICNLTNSEHSLRPEVSLLRHANELLQNKIQCLTKSRQKDKQNCSLLEKKIRMETEARVAVEKQITEVRAQKFDEATILLRSASHRQEHCETQMLRKKAKDLDSEYKQLQLEYQEKENRMIALENEVETLQRNRCSEQEADALLSALSSLQDKAQHLEYNLSAETRLKLDLFSALGDARRQLEIAQVKILKQDHEVKEMKQKLAEAMAVAPGMSYMTPRSSMPQYLKFFNSERYMLNPRALMYQCLKK
- the si:dkey-12h9.6 gene encoding macoilin isoform X1, whose protein sequence is MVTKHKGMWRAESLNKGMKHNRLCDQNMDCNVFKNLLSGPLNLTYILVHVSFEIQNSAYSVLKFMIVWMLVLLADFVLEFRLEYLWPCWLFLGTVYTTFHCHGLAICVVFVCAAFTLDLFCLIFVPLHWLFFAASTYVLLNYMWHTEKGICMSTVTLWILLVYMEASLRLRDLKSPHANLSHLFAAHCIGYPLVYMGFDATCYFSSMFKLRAQKSVQSENDLHMDLLQQSLPPYMHLYPKLWMEDPKYKVAKSRPTQYQCPSDAVTSEDKQNMEDCLQIHRLPARAERDTNPQTPGPKNRGGELHVDSTSMLEITENLPQEDQSSKAQRPSKSSLPKVHRGSVNIPNSKGEKRQKAPKAINSIGDSAERCSSNISPSPPNPHADQMLKLEQEMRKLKGELQASRQSEQELRSHICNLTNSEHSLRPEVSLLRHANELLQNKIQCLTKSRQKDKQNCSLLEKKIRMETEARVAVEKQITEVRAQKFDEATILLRSASHRQEHCETQMLRKKAKDLDSEYKQLQLEYQEKENRMIALENEVEVKDATLQRNRCSEQEADALLSALSSLQDKAQHLEYNLSAETRLKLDLFSALGDARRQLEIAQVKILKQDHEVKEMKQKLAEAMAVAPGMSYMTPRSSMPQYLKFFNSERYMLNPRALMYQCLKK